CACCTGTTGATGGCAATCCGCATGCGCTGGCGTCAATCCGGATTGTTTGATGCCGACTCCTTAGTTGAGCCTAATCTGGCGCAGTTTCTCTATCTCGTCGCATTAGGCACAGTCGCCGATGTCGTTAAAATAGATGGCTACAATCAAGTGCTGGTGCAGCAGGGCTTGATTCGTATGCGTAACAACGTGATCAATGAAGGTCTTCGTGCATTAATCAGGCTCTGCAATATTGATCAGCGGTATCTAAGCAGTACCGATATCGCTTTTAAATTAGCGCCTCGCATCAATGCTGCCGGACGATTGGATGATATGCGACACGGTATCGAATTATTGCGCTGTGCTGATGCCGATACGGCGACACAGCTGGCAGCTGAACTTGACCACACTAATCAGCGACGTAAGCAAATCGAAAAAACGATGCGCGCTGAGGCCGATGCTGAGCTTGAGCAAATAACCGCCGTTACAGCTGAGCAGCTGCCTCGCTGCCTATGTTTGTATCAAGAAAATTGGCATCAAGGTGTGGTCGGTTTGATTGCCTCACGCTTAAAGTCGCAATATTACCGGCCGGTGATAGCCTTTGCACCGGTCTATGATGCTGATCAACAGTTGATCAGTTTGAAGGGCTCAGGTCGCTCGATTGAGGGGATTCACTTACGTGATATGTTAGATCAATTGGCTACTCAGCGGCCAAGTTTGATAAATAAGTTTGGTGGTCATGCCATGGCGGCTGGTCTCAGCATACAGCCAGAGGACTTTGCTGAATTTAGTCAACAGTTTGATCGCATGTTGTCAGCATTTGACCAATCGCTGTTTACCGAGCAATGTTTTTACGATGCCAAGCTAGCGCCTGAGGATCTCACGCTTGAACATGCGCTAACGCTAGAGCAATTGTTGCCGTGGGGGCAGGGTCTGCCAGAGCCTTTATTTTATGGTGAGTTTGAAGTGCTCAGTATATCGATTTTGTCAGCGCAGCATATTAAAGCGTCGGTCAGATTGGAGCAGCAGAGCTTTGAGCTGATGGATTTTTTTGCAGATCTTGAGTTCTGGCAGCAGCTTGATAGCTCAGCGACTAAAGTTGCCGCCGTGTATTATCGAATGGCAGTTAATCGCTTTCGCGGTGCGCAGCGTTTGCAGCTTATTGTTGAAGATATATTGCCGCTAGCGCTTGGCAATATTCAATAGCGCTAGGGTGGTTCACCTCGCTTACTTAAGCTTGGCTAAACATTGGCCGAACTCTGCTTTTACATGCACTAGCCGCTGTAGGCGTTATTGCTAATTGATGCGAGCTAGGCTGTATCGTTTGAAGCTGAAAACGGGCTGACCATTTATTCACGGTATCCTCAGAATAATCGCAAGTGGCGCTTATGCCCCGCATCAGATCATTTTCACTGTAATAGATGGCATATCGTCGAACACTGATGCGTGCCAGTTTTATCAATTTCATTAAGCTACGGTGGCGCTGAAGTACGCGATACAGCATGGCCAGTTCGGTAATTGCATTCACAAAGCGAATTTCACAGCGCGCCTGATCGGCGTCAAGCTCCAGTAATAAGTCAGCAATTTGGCATGCCTTGAGTAGTTGATGTGCGGCACTCAGCATATCCTCTGCTGCAATCATTCGGCGTGCTTCAAAAACAAGTGTGGCACACCGTCGCTTAGCCTGTTCAGGCTGGCTTAGCATGATAGCTAGGTCATCTTGATTCATGGCATATTTGAGCATTGCTTCATCTCCTAACGACATTTCTAGCTTATTTGATATAATGTGCGCGATTTTGGTGCTTTTTAGGGCAAGCAGTGCTTAAACTAAGCTTTTTTCCCGCAGTCGCCGTAAAATACACCACAGAATGCATATTAATGCAAATGATTATCATTAACCATCAGGTGTTTTGTTTAAAATACCACCAAAACAAAGATTATTTTCTACAACAAATGATAATCATTATCATTTGTTGTAGAATGCGCGGCTTAATTTGTTGTCTAGCAGCATAGCCCAAATTTTCGACTAAGGAATTTTATGATCATTGGAATCCCCAAATCCTCTGCGGATGCTGAGCAGCGTGTGCTTGCGCTACCAGAAAATGTCGCAAAATTAACTCAGCAGGGTATGAATATTACGATTGAGTCAGGCCTGGGTGCTTCACTGAGTATAGCCGATCAAGCTTATATAGATGCCGGTGCTACGGTTGCCTCATCTGTTGAAAAGCTATTGGCTGATGCTGATATTGTGGTGCGAATCCAGCCGCCTACGGTTGATCAGGTTAAACAGTTAAAGCCTCATTCAATCCATGTATCAATGCTCAACCCATTCACTGATGATGAGTTGATTGAGGCATTTAATGCGCGTCAGGTAACCGCTGTTTCTTTGGAGATGATCCCGCGTATCACACGTGCACAAAAAATGGATGTGCTGAGCTCGCAGGCGTCTTTAGCAGGCTATGCCGCGGTGATTTTAGCGGCGCAGCAAGTGGACAAAATTTTCCCCATGATGATGACACCGGCGGGCACTATTTCGCCTTGTCGTGTGTTTGTTTTGGGTGCAGGTGTCGCAGGCTTGCAGGCGATTGCCACCGCGAAGCGATTAGGCGCGCGCGTTGACGCGTTTGATGTGCGGCCTGATACCAAGGAGCAGGTGGAGTCTTTAGGGGCTAAATTCTTGGAAATTGATCTTGGCGAAACTGGCCAGACTGCCGGTGGTTATGCCAATGCCTTAAGCGAAGAACAAAAGCAGCTGCAAATTGACGGGCAAACCAAAATTATTGCTCAATCCGATATTGTTATTGCCACGGCTCAGGCCATGGGTGGTTTAAAGCCAGCGCCTCGCTTGATCACGCAAGCGATGCTGTCAGCGATGAAGCCAGGTGCAGTAGCGGTTGATTTGGCGATAGAGTCGGGCGGCAATATTGAAGGTGCGGTTGCTGATCAGCTGGTTGAGATTGATCAGGTAAAAGTATTAGCGTTGAGTAATTTTCCGGCGCAGTTTGCCGATAGCGCCAGTCAAATGTTGGCTTCCAATATTTTTCATTTTTTATCGGAGTTTTGGGATCAGGAGGCGCAATCGTTTGCGCTGAAACTTGATGATGAGATTTTACAGAGTGCGGTGATTACCCATCAGGGTGAGACTGTTAGCGCGGTTGTGACAGCGTAAGAGAGGTTTTCGTGGAAGCAATTTATTTAGGTTTTATTTTAGTGTTATCGATGTTTGTCGGCTTTGAGTTGAT
This genomic interval from Pseudomonadales bacterium contains the following:
- the recJ gene encoding single-stranded-DNA-specific exonuclease RecJ — protein: MAKFQTARQYLPRPQSLADHSALYTKTLAGEPYALPDFMQQICYSREVCQPQDLAMSLSQLQDPFTLKGMHAAIARLEQAYQQQQSILIVGDFDADGATSTALMLQGLAVLGFSHVDYCVPDRFIYGYGLSTEIVTSIADDAAKPDLIITVDNGIASVEGVNLAKQLGIDVLITDHHLVGKTLPDAVAIINPNQPDCQFQYKHLAGVGVAFHLLMAIRMRWRQSGLFDADSLVEPNLAQFLYLVALGTVADVVKIDGYNQVLVQQGLIRMRNNVINEGLRALIRLCNIDQRYLSSTDIAFKLAPRINAAGRLDDMRHGIELLRCADADTATQLAAELDHTNQRRKQIEKTMRAEADAELEQITAVTAEQLPRCLCLYQENWHQGVVGLIASRLKSQYYRPVIAFAPVYDADQQLISLKGSGRSIEGIHLRDMLDQLATQRPSLINKFGGHAMAAGLSIQPEDFAEFSQQFDRMLSAFDQSLFTEQCFYDAKLAPEDLTLEHALTLEQLLPWGQGLPEPLFYGEFEVLSISILSAQHIKASVRLEQQSFELMDFFADLEFWQQLDSSATKVAAVYYRMAVNRFRGAQRLQLIVEDILPLALGNIQ
- a CDS encoding NAD(P) transhydrogenase subunit alpha, producing MIIGIPKSSADAEQRVLALPENVAKLTQQGMNITIESGLGASLSIADQAYIDAGATVASSVEKLLADADIVVRIQPPTVDQVKQLKPHSIHVSMLNPFTDDELIEAFNARQVTAVSLEMIPRITRAQKMDVLSSQASLAGYAAVILAAQQVDKIFPMMMTPAGTISPCRVFVLGAGVAGLQAIATAKRLGARVDAFDVRPDTKEQVESLGAKFLEIDLGETGQTAGGYANALSEEQKQLQIDGQTKIIAQSDIVIATAQAMGGLKPAPRLITQAMLSAMKPGAVAVDLAIESGGNIEGAVADQLVEIDQVKVLALSNFPAQFADSASQMLASNIFHFLSEFWDQEAQSFALKLDDEILQSAVITHQGETVSAVVTA